A genomic segment from Betaproteobacteria bacterium encodes:
- the cobA gene encoding uroporphyrinogen-III C-methyltransferase, with translation MPGTVYLVGAGPGAADLLTLRAARLLGKADIVFYDALVEEAMLDLCPRAIKVSVGKRCGERSTAQRFINQRLIDAAQIHACVVRLKGGDPMLFGRAREEMDALTAASIQVEVIPGVSAAFGASADLMQSLTQRGVSRSVLFVTPRVGHGETEHPWARSAAAADTVVLYMAGQQAGAIAEALMAAGLPSTHPAVLIEHATLPGKRIIPARLCDLANAAKQLQGGPALLFIGAVYEELVAIAELSELDLTRHPS, from the coding sequence GTGCCGGGGACCGTTTATCTCGTAGGGGCCGGTCCGGGGGCCGCGGATTTACTGACGTTACGGGCCGCCCGATTGCTGGGGAAGGCGGACATCGTGTTTTACGACGCATTGGTGGAAGAAGCGATGCTCGATCTTTGCCCGCGAGCCATTAAGGTATCCGTGGGAAAGCGTTGCGGCGAGCGATCCACCGCCCAGCGGTTCATCAACCAGCGACTCATCGATGCTGCTCAAATTCATGCATGTGTCGTGCGCCTGAAAGGCGGCGACCCCATGCTCTTCGGCCGCGCGCGCGAAGAAATGGACGCGCTAACCGCCGCGAGCATTCAAGTTGAAGTGATTCCCGGCGTGAGCGCTGCCTTCGGCGCCAGCGCGGATTTGATGCAATCCCTCACGCAACGTGGCGTTAGCCGCAGCGTCCTTTTCGTGACACCCAGGGTGGGCCACGGGGAAACCGAGCATCCTTGGGCAAGAAGCGCCGCCGCCGCCGATACCGTCGTGCTCTACATGGCAGGCCAGCAGGCCGGCGCCATCGCCGAAGCATTGATGGCAGCGGGACTTCCAAGTACCCATCCCGCGGTCCTGATCGAGCATGCCACCTTGCCGGGAAAACGCATCATTCCGGCGCGCCTGTGCGATTTGGCGAACGCCGCGAAGCAACTCCAAGGCGGCCCGGCGTTGCTCTTTATCGGGGCGGTCTATGAAGAGTTGGTGGCCATAGCGGAGTTGTCTGAGCTGGATCTGACGCGGCATCCTTCCTAA
- a CDS encoding sulfate adenylyltransferase: MRTHTGLLRFITAGSVDDGKSTLIGRMLYDSKSLLSDQVSALEASSRKRGSSEIDLSLLTDGLLAEREQGITIDVAYRYFSTAKRKFIIGDSPGHVQYTRNMVTAASTADVAVLLVNARDGLQPQTRRHAFLARWIGIPRIVLAVNKMDLVDWSRARFEVIDSEFQAFASSLGFKGVLSMPMSALLGDMIVGRGESLGWYQGPALLEYLESVPARHDEASESLRFPVQRVVRARRDNVQKGSWFTEDEFRGYQGTVASGRLRVGDTIVSLPSGAQAKIEEIVTAGGQLDEAPADRAVTVRLDREIDVSRGDMFVSAEGKPKVSQEIEADVCWFDAQPILISQPYLIKQGVNSVRAKFVGLEHRIDVETLKTIPNPQTLEMNDIARVKLKTLKPLVFDLYEENRVTGAFVVIDERSNHTVGAGTIR, translated from the coding sequence GTGAGGACTCATACGGGACTCTTGCGCTTCATCACCGCAGGTAGCGTGGACGACGGCAAGAGCACGCTCATAGGCCGCATGCTCTACGACAGCAAGAGCCTGCTCTCGGACCAGGTGAGCGCCCTGGAAGCTTCCTCGCGTAAGCGCGGAAGCAGCGAAATCGATCTCTCCTTGCTCACCGACGGCTTGCTGGCGGAGCGCGAGCAAGGCATCACCATCGATGTGGCTTACCGCTACTTCTCCACGGCCAAACGTAAGTTCATCATCGGAGATTCGCCGGGCCATGTGCAGTACACGCGCAATATGGTCACGGCGGCCAGCACCGCGGACGTGGCGGTATTGCTGGTGAACGCACGTGATGGGTTGCAGCCCCAAACCCGGCGCCATGCCTTCCTCGCGCGTTGGATCGGTATTCCCCGCATCGTGCTGGCGGTCAACAAGATGGATTTGGTGGATTGGTCGCGCGCACGCTTCGAAGTCATCGACTCGGAGTTTCAAGCGTTCGCAAGCTCATTGGGATTCAAGGGAGTCTTGTCCATGCCCATGTCGGCCTTGTTGGGGGACATGATCGTGGGGCGTGGCGAATCTCTAGGATGGTATCAAGGACCAGCGTTGCTGGAGTATTTGGAGAGTGTGCCGGCGCGCCACGACGAGGCGAGCGAATCCCTTCGTTTTCCCGTGCAGCGCGTGGTGCGCGCGCGCCGCGACAACGTGCAGAAGGGAAGTTGGTTCACCGAGGACGAATTTCGTGGCTATCAAGGCACCGTGGCATCCGGCCGCCTGCGAGTGGGTGACACCATTGTGTCCTTGCCCTCGGGTGCGCAAGCCAAGATCGAGGAAATCGTGACCGCGGGCGGGCAGTTGGACGAGGCCCCCGCCGATCGCGCCGTCACCGTGCGCTTGGACCGAGAAATCGACGTCTCGCGAGGCGACATGTTCGTCTCGGCCGAGGGTAAGCCGAAGGTCTCGCAAGAAATCGAGGCCGACGTGTGTTGGTTCGACGCGCAGCCTATCCTCATCTCCCAGCCCTACCTCATCAAGCAGGGTGTGAATAGCGTGCGGGCGAAGTTCGTGGGGCTGGAACATCGCATCGACGTGGAAACCCTCAAAACCATCCCTAATCCCCAGACCTTGGAGATGAACGACATCGCGCGCGTGAAGTTGAAGACCCTCAAGCCCCTCGTCTTCGATTTGTACGAAGAGAACCGCGTGACGGGTGCCTTCGTGGTCATCGACGAGCGCAGCAACCACACCGTGGGTGCCGGCACCATTCGCTAG